One part of the Streptomyces ferrugineus genome encodes these proteins:
- a CDS encoding LVIVD repeat-containing protein, with the protein MILLSNPRTRRRRLGVVAAAGGLLAALLTAQPAVATPDPGDGPAQEQKVSESTRAEVREALADGEIPGQNEIVHSDNIEHVANIPKDVLPGTNSDLAFQGRYAFAGNYDGFRIFDIGNPRSPKTVAQVLCPGSQNDISVSGNLLFLSTDSSRSDSSCNSTTQPATEKSSWEGMKVFDISDKTNPKYVAAVETACGSHTHTLVPERRNVYVYVSSYSPNAAYPDCRPPHDGISVIKVPRYAPEKAAVVGFPVLFPGEGPDGGGNPGAPTNPGVSKTTGCHDITVLPGKDLAAGACMGDGILFSIADPEHPKVIDQVQDNVNFAFWHSATFNQKADKVIFTDELGGGSGATCNAEIGPNRGADGIYDIVGKGDKRKLVFRSYFKIPRHQANTENCVAHNGSLIPVRGRDLMVQAWYQGGVSVWDFTDSAHPKEIAYFDRGPLTTDTIRSAGSWSAYYYNGYIYSNEMARGFDVLKINDRRTDPARWVKLRELNVQTQPDYFD; encoded by the coding sequence GTGATCCTGTTGAGCAATCCCCGAACACGCCGCAGACGCCTGGGAGTCGTCGCAGCCGCCGGTGGACTCCTCGCCGCGCTGCTGACCGCGCAGCCGGCCGTCGCCACCCCGGACCCGGGGGACGGCCCCGCCCAGGAACAGAAGGTCTCCGAGAGCACCCGGGCCGAAGTGCGGGAGGCTCTCGCGGACGGCGAGATACCCGGTCAGAACGAGATCGTCCACTCCGACAACATCGAACACGTCGCCAACATCCCCAAGGACGTGCTGCCGGGCACCAATTCGGACCTCGCCTTCCAGGGCAGATACGCCTTCGCCGGCAACTACGACGGCTTCCGCATCTTCGACATCGGCAACCCGAGGTCACCGAAGACGGTCGCCCAGGTCCTCTGCCCCGGCTCCCAGAACGACATCTCCGTCTCCGGCAACCTGCTGTTCCTGTCCACCGACTCCTCGCGCAGCGACAGTAGTTGCAACAGCACCACACAGCCCGCGACCGAGAAGTCGTCGTGGGAGGGCATGAAGGTCTTCGACATCAGCGACAAGACCAACCCGAAGTACGTCGCCGCCGTGGAGACCGCCTGCGGTTCGCACACCCACACGCTGGTGCCCGAACGCCGCAACGTCTACGTCTACGTCTCCTCGTACTCGCCGAACGCCGCCTACCCCGACTGCCGGCCGCCGCACGACGGCATCTCCGTCATCAAGGTGCCGCGGTACGCCCCCGAGAAGGCGGCGGTCGTCGGCTTCCCGGTGCTGTTCCCCGGTGAGGGCCCGGACGGCGGCGGCAACCCGGGCGCGCCCACCAACCCGGGTGTCTCCAAGACCACCGGCTGCCACGACATCACGGTCCTGCCCGGGAAGGACCTGGCGGCGGGTGCCTGCATGGGTGACGGGATCCTGTTCTCCATCGCCGACCCGGAGCACCCGAAGGTCATCGACCAGGTCCAGGACAACGTCAACTTCGCGTTCTGGCACTCGGCGACCTTCAACCAGAAGGCCGACAAGGTCATCTTCACCGACGAGCTGGGCGGCGGCAGCGGGGCCACCTGCAACGCGGAGATCGGCCCGAACCGCGGCGCCGACGGCATCTACGACATCGTCGGCAAGGGCGACAAACGCAAGCTCGTCTTCCGCAGCTACTTCAAGATCCCCCGACACCAGGCGAACACCGAGAACTGCGTCGCCCACAACGGCTCGCTGATCCCGGTCAGGGGCCGCGACCTCATGGTCCAGGCCTGGTACCAGGGCGGCGTCTCCGTGTGGGACTTCACCGACTCGGCCCACCCGAAGGAGATCGCCTACTTCGACCGGGGCCCGCTGACCACCGACACCATCAGGTCGGCCGGTTCGTGGTCGGCGTACTACTACAACGGCTACATCTACTCCAACGAGATGGCCAGGGGCTTCGACGTCCTGAAGATCAACGACCGGCGCACCGACCCGGCCCGCTGGGTCAAGCTGCGCGAACTCAACGTCCAGACGCAGCCCGACTACTTCGACTGA
- a CDS encoding DUF6214 family protein: protein MSVWPAWRVWDGNGATMWFGVRLEFGDGARVDAIAVVSEGCVSIEDVRAEPALSLDDLAALADWIEDPLSEACGIGAVPDGGEPDTAQADTVGPGGADAAPSGAGAAWPGGVEGQWLVAQKYRAAQEQGVDPVLAVMSATGHGRRKSLRLIGQARDAGFLTRRRARR from the coding sequence GTGTCGGTGTGGCCCGCGTGGAGAGTGTGGGACGGCAACGGCGCCACCATGTGGTTCGGCGTCCGGCTGGAGTTCGGCGACGGCGCCCGGGTCGACGCGATCGCCGTGGTGTCGGAGGGGTGTGTGTCCATCGAGGACGTACGGGCCGAGCCGGCGCTGTCCCTCGACGACCTGGCGGCGCTCGCCGACTGGATCGAGGATCCGCTCTCCGAGGCGTGCGGGATCGGGGCCGTACCGGACGGCGGTGAACCGGACACCGCCCAAGCGGACACCGTCGGACCCGGCGGTGCGGACGCCGCGCCGAGCGGGGCCGGGGCGGCCTGGCCGGGCGGCGTCGAGGGGCAGTGGCTCGTCGCGCAGAAGTACCGGGCGGCCCAGGAGCAGGGCGTCGACCCCGTTCTCGCGGTGATGAGCGCGACGGGACACGGCCGCCGCAAGTCGCTCAGGCTGATCGGGCAGGCGCGCGACGCCGGCTTCCTGACCCGGCGCCGGGCCCGTCGCTGA
- a CDS encoding DUF305 domain-containing protein translates to MHTSTGGNRHVTKTPWRQRPLAGAALAALAVLALGGCDSDSEPAARSGPSVIAPGKPGEPNRELSAEEAARMHAEDDSPNSADVDYTRMMIVHHDQALEMTELVPNRAESKKVKALAERITAAQGPEITAMKGWLKNHGKAERAEHSHGHEHASMPGMATEAQLRKLRAAQGKAFDQLFLTLMITHHEGAITMATDVKGQGNNIQIEEMADEVVAQQTSEITRMRDML, encoded by the coding sequence ATGCACACATCAACAGGGGGCAACAGACATGTGACCAAGACGCCCTGGCGTCAACGGCCGCTCGCCGGTGCCGCGTTGGCCGCCCTGGCCGTGCTCGCGCTCGGGGGATGCGACTCCGACTCCGAGCCGGCCGCACGGAGCGGGCCTTCGGTGATCGCACCGGGCAAGCCCGGAGAGCCGAACCGCGAGCTGTCCGCCGAGGAGGCGGCGCGCATGCACGCCGAGGACGACTCCCCCAACTCCGCGGACGTCGACTACACGCGGATGATGATCGTGCACCATGACCAGGCCCTGGAGATGACCGAACTCGTCCCGAACCGCGCCGAGTCGAAGAAGGTCAAGGCCCTCGCCGAGCGGATCACCGCCGCACAGGGCCCGGAGATCACCGCCATGAAGGGCTGGTTGAAGAACCACGGCAAGGCCGAGAGGGCCGAACACAGCCACGGCCACGAGCACGCCTCGATGCCCGGCATGGCCACCGAGGCACAGCTTCGAAAGCTCCGCGCCGCGCAGGGCAAGGCATTCGACCAGCTGTTCCTCACGCTGATGATCACCCATCACGAAGGGGCGATCACCATGGCCACCGACGTGAAGGGGCAGGGCAACAACATCCAGATCGAGGAGATGGCCGACGAGGTGGTCGCGCAGCAGACGAGCGAGATCACCCGGATGCGGGACATGCTCTGA
- a CDS encoding FAD-dependent oxidoreductase — protein sequence MLHVAVVGSGPSGCYTAQSLVQQDPDVVVDVLDRLPCPYGLVRYGVAPDHEKIKSLQNNLRTVLEHERVRFLGGVQIGPDGVPTARLRELYHAVVYCVGAATDRHLGIPGEELPGSWSATEFVSWYSAHPDAVDDGFVAGARSAVVIGVGNVAVDVTRMLARGTSELSPTDMPQAALTTLAASRVTEVSMVGRRGPSQARFTTKELRELGTLPDTEVSVDPQELALDPAYADPSGLPAPQRRNVEVLRGWAESPARNAGHRIRLRFFLRPVELLADAGRVGAVRFERTAPDGRGGVTGTGRWEDIEAQLVLRSVGYRGVPLEGLPFDPKTATVPHLAGRVLREGLVAPGEYVAGWIKRGPTGVIGTNRPCAKETVTSLLEDAAVLAGRELPGDPLAALRAEGVEPVEWSGWQSIERAEAALGASLGRGVVKLPDWESLLTAAHGDTL from the coding sequence GTGCTTCATGTCGCCGTCGTCGGCTCCGGGCCCAGTGGGTGCTACACCGCCCAGAGCCTCGTTCAGCAGGACCCCGACGTGGTCGTCGACGTCCTGGACCGGCTGCCGTGCCCGTACGGTCTGGTGCGCTACGGGGTGGCGCCGGACCACGAGAAGATCAAGTCCCTCCAGAACAATCTGCGGACGGTCCTGGAGCACGAGCGGGTGCGGTTCCTCGGGGGCGTCCAGATCGGCCCGGACGGGGTGCCGACGGCGCGGCTGCGCGAGCTGTACCACGCGGTGGTGTACTGCGTGGGCGCCGCCACCGACCGGCATCTCGGGATTCCGGGCGAGGAACTGCCGGGCAGCTGGTCGGCGACCGAGTTCGTGTCCTGGTACAGCGCCCATCCGGACGCCGTCGACGACGGGTTCGTGGCCGGCGCGAGGTCGGCGGTGGTGATCGGCGTCGGGAACGTCGCGGTCGACGTCACCCGGATGCTGGCCCGGGGCACGTCCGAACTGAGCCCCACCGACATGCCGCAGGCGGCGCTCACCACCCTCGCCGCGAGCCGTGTGACCGAGGTCAGCATGGTCGGCCGCCGGGGCCCCTCGCAGGCCCGCTTCACCACCAAGGAGCTGCGGGAGCTGGGCACCCTGCCGGACACCGAAGTGAGCGTGGATCCGCAGGAGTTGGCGCTGGACCCGGCCTACGCCGACCCCTCCGGCCTGCCCGCGCCGCAGCGCCGCAACGTGGAGGTGCTGCGCGGCTGGGCCGAGTCCCCGGCACGGAACGCCGGGCACCGCATCCGCCTGCGCTTCTTCCTGCGCCCGGTCGAACTCCTCGCCGACGCGGGGCGCGTGGGCGCGGTGCGCTTCGAGCGGACGGCGCCGGACGGCCGGGGAGGGGTGACCGGCACGGGCCGCTGGGAGGACATCGAGGCCCAGTTGGTGCTGCGTTCGGTGGGCTATCGCGGAGTGCCGCTGGAGGGGCTGCCGTTCGACCCGAAGACCGCCACGGTGCCGCACCTCGCGGGTCGTGTCCTGCGCGAGGGCCTCGTGGCGCCGGGCGAGTACGTGGCCGGCTGGATCAAGCGGGGCCCGACCGGGGTCATCGGCACCAATCGCCCGTGCGCCAAGGAGACGGTGACGTCACTGCTGGAGGATGCCGCCGTCCTCGCGGGGAGGGAACTGCCCGGGGACCCGCTCGCGGCGTTGCGCGCGGAGGGCGTCGAGCCCGTCGAGTGGTCCGGCTGGCAGTCGATCGAGCGGGCCGAGGCGGCGCTGGGGGCATCGCTGGGGCGGGGTGTGGTGAAGCTCCCGGACTGGGAGTCGCTCCTCACCGCCGCGCACGGCGACACCCTTTAG